The Halorubrum salinarum genome segment GGATCCCGGAGCCGCTGGCGCGCGTCGGCGTCGCGGTCGGGAGGGCGTCGTCTCCCTCGCCGTCGGTCGAATCTCCGCTCTCGTCCGGCTCCGCCAGCGACACCCGCGCGAACGTCCGCACGCCAGGCTCGCTCGCGACCTTCCGGTCGAGCGTGGCGCGGCGCGTCGGGAACGGGTCGGCGTCGGTCCCGCCCGCCCGCTTCAGCGCGGGGCGGAGGAACTGCGCCGCGTTGACGATACACGCGACCGGGTAGCCCGGGAGCGAGACGATCGGCGTCCCCTCGGCCGCCCCGAGGCACACCGGGTGGCCGGGCTTCAGCGCGACGCCGTGGACGAGCACCTCGCCGAGGCCGTCGACGACCTCGGGGATCAGGTCGCGCTCGCCGACCGAGGAGCCACCGGTGGTGACGACCACGTCGGCGTCGAGGTCGGCCGCGACCGCCTCGCGGAGCGCGTCCGGGTCGTCGGTGACCACGTCGCGGTACCGGGCCTCGCCGCCCCAGCGCTCAACGAGCCGGGAGACGGTGAGTCCGTTCGTCTCGATCACCTGGCCGGGGCCGGGGTCGGACTCGACGAGCTCCTCGCCGGTCGGGATGACGGCCACCTCGGGCGGCTCCCTGACCGTCACCTCGTCGAGGCCGACCGAGCGAAGGAGGCCGAGGTCGGAGGGGCGCAGGACGTGGCCGGGCTCGTACAGCCGCTGGCCGTCCGCCACGTCCTCGCCGGCCTCGCCGACGTTCTCGCCGGTCGCGACCGCGTCGAACACCTCGACCTCGTCGCCGACCGCCTCGACCTGCTCGACCATCACGACGGCGTCGGCGCCCTCGGGGACCGCGCTGCCGGTGTGGACGCGCGCGGCCTCGCCGGGCGCGACGGCGTCGGCCTCGGCGGGCTTGGCCGCGAGGACCGCCGGCGAGCGGTCGCCGGCGCCGAAGGTGTCGCTCGCGTGGACCGCGTACCCGTCCATCGCGGCCCGGTCGTA includes the following:
- a CDS encoding molybdopterin molybdotransferase MoeA, whose amino-acid sequence is MSHDRRESGFKRRTRVADARATLLDAVTPHDRTESVPVAAADGRVVAEPIDAPAPVPGYDRAAMDGYAVHASDTFGAGDRSPAVLAAKPAEADAVAPGEAARVHTGSAVPEGADAVVMVEQVEAVGDEVEVFDAVATGENVGEAGEDVADGQRLYEPGHVLRPSDLGLLRSVGLDEVTVREPPEVAVIPTGEELVESDPGPGQVIETNGLTVSRLVERWGGEARYRDVVTDDPDALREAVAADLDADVVVTTGGSSVGERDLIPEVVDGLGEVLVHGVALKPGHPVCLGAAEGTPIVSLPGYPVACIVNAAQFLRPALKRAGGTDADPFPTRRATLDRKVASEPGVRTFARVSLAEPDESGDSTDGEGDDALPTATPTRASGSGILSSVALAEGWVVVPEPREGLDAGETVDVELWEVTE